The following are encoded in a window of Kogia breviceps isolate mKogBre1 chromosome 10, mKogBre1 haplotype 1, whole genome shotgun sequence genomic DNA:
- the MAPK14 gene encoding mitogen-activated protein kinase 14 isoform X3 produces MKHENVIGLLDVFTPARSLEEFNDVYLVTHLMGADLNNIVKCQKLTDDHVQFLIYQILRGLKYIHSADIIHRDLKPSNLAVNEDCELKILDFGLARHTDDEMTGYVATRWYRAPEIMLNWMHYNQTVDIWSVGCIMAELLTGRTLFPGTDHIDQLKLILRLVGTPGAELLKKISSESARNYIQSLTQMPKMNFANVFIGANPLAVDLLEKMLVLDSDKRITAAQALAHAYFAQYHDPDDEPVADPYDQSFESRDLLIDEWKSLTYDEVISFVPPPLDQEEMES; encoded by the exons GTACCTGGTGACCCATCTCATGGGGGCAGATCTGAACAACATTGTGAAATGTCAGAAGCTTACGGATGACCACGTTCAATTCCTTATCTACCAGATTCTCCGAGGTCTCAAG tatatacattCAGCCGACATAATTCACAGG GACCTAAAACCTAGTAATCTAGCTGTGAATGAAGACTGTGAGCTGAAG ATCTTGGATTTTGGACTGGCTCGACATACAGATGATGAGATGACAGGTTATGTAGCCACTAGGTGGTACAGGGCTCCTGAGATCATGCTGAACTGGATGCATTACAACCAGACAG TTGATATTTGGTCAGTGGGATGCATAATGGCCGAGCTGTTGACTGGAAGAACATTGTTTCCTGGTACAGACC ATATTGATCAGTTGAAGCTCATTTTAAGACTCGTTGGAACCCCAGGGGCTGAGCTTTTGAAGAAAATCTCCTCAGAGTCT GCAAGAAACTACATTCAGTCTTTGACCCAGATGCCAAAGATGAACTTTGCAAATGTATTTATTGGTGCCAATCCCTTGG CTGTCGACTTGCTGGAGAAGATGCTTGTATTGGACTCAGATAAGAGAATTACAGCAGCCCAAGCCCTTGCACATGCCTACTTTGCCCAGTACCATGATCCTGATGATGAACCAGTGGCTGATCCTTACGATCAGTCTTTCGAAAGCAGGGACCTCCttatagatgaatggaaaa GCCTGACCTACGATGAAGTCATCAGCTTTGTGCCACCACCCCTTGACCAAGAAGAGATGGAGTCTTGA